One genomic window of Streptomyces sp. NBC_01276 includes the following:
- a CDS encoding glycoside hydrolase family 26 protein, with protein sequence MPRPRRRLASTCIGTVTAGLLATGAALAAPEEEPRGSDIAMGAYLDYGPSGVARIPYLSRWLGGKEIRVGHTYLPGDQWAGIEGNVPFLADWAEWRQAEDDRMFVLNVPMQARNEGRVPDWQVVQLIRAGAQGQYDRHFTKLAERLVALGVPDTVVVLGWEMNGTTYTHRCGPDPENWKAYWKRVVNAMRAVPGQRFKFDFAPSRGADAIGWTKCYPGDDVVDVIGMDSYDQAPGRTFEDQITQPYGLQAHVDFAKAHGKEISFPEWGLFRNGDNAEYVRRMLKWIEQHKPLYHTITDYCPHGVWQCKQNPESSKVFREALTPRVPVEPTPPVVPTPVVPTPVVPTPVMPTPVVPTPVVPTPVVPTPQVPTPQVPAPAVPTPTPTPEASDPPVVPPVVPGPSTGTSPAPTPTPEPAPEPKPKPDPGVSVPPVFPPAPTPEVSVPASPSPLVPTPVPVPAPVPVPSPAPKPPAPEPTANSTQWCVPLNFGEWLNKLVGRQTVCITLDWGKNSGFWPF encoded by the coding sequence ATGCCCAGACCACGCCGCCGACTGGCGAGCACCTGCATCGGTACGGTCACGGCCGGGCTGCTCGCCACCGGGGCCGCCCTGGCCGCACCGGAGGAAGAGCCCAGGGGCTCCGACATCGCCATGGGCGCCTACCTCGACTACGGGCCGTCCGGCGTCGCCCGGATCCCGTACCTGTCGCGCTGGCTGGGCGGCAAGGAGATCCGGGTCGGGCACACGTATCTGCCCGGTGACCAGTGGGCGGGCATCGAGGGCAACGTGCCCTTCCTGGCGGACTGGGCCGAGTGGCGGCAGGCCGAGGACGACCGGATGTTCGTGCTGAACGTGCCCATGCAGGCCCGGAACGAGGGCCGGGTCCCGGACTGGCAGGTGGTCCAGCTGATCCGGGCCGGCGCGCAGGGCCAGTACGACCGGCACTTCACGAAGCTGGCCGAACGGCTGGTGGCGCTGGGGGTGCCGGACACGGTCGTCGTGCTCGGCTGGGAGATGAACGGCACCACGTACACCCACCGCTGCGGGCCCGACCCGGAGAACTGGAAGGCGTACTGGAAGCGCGTCGTCAACGCGATGCGCGCCGTTCCCGGCCAGCGGTTCAAGTTCGATTTCGCCCCCAGCCGGGGGGCGGACGCGATCGGCTGGACCAAGTGCTACCCGGGCGACGACGTGGTCGACGTCATCGGCATGGATTCGTACGACCAGGCGCCGGGCCGGACCTTCGAGGACCAGATCACTCAGCCGTACGGGCTCCAGGCGCACGTCGACTTCGCGAAGGCACACGGCAAGGAGATCTCGTTCCCGGAGTGGGGGCTGTTCCGCAACGGGGACAACGCGGAGTACGTGCGGCGCATGCTGAAGTGGATCGAGCAGCACAAGCCGCTCTACCACACCATCACCGACTACTGCCCGCACGGCGTGTGGCAGTGCAAGCAGAACCCGGAGTCGTCGAAGGTCTTCCGCGAGGCGCTGACCCCGCGGGTGCCGGTCGAGCCCACGCCCCCGGTGGTCCCGACGCCCGTGGTCCCGACCCCGGTCGTCCCGACCCCGGTGATGCCCACTCCGGTGGTCCCGACGCCGGTCGTCCCGACGCCGGTCGTCCCGACCCCGCAGGTCCCGACCCCGCAGGTGCCCGCACCAGCGGTCCCGACGCCGACCCCCACCCCGGAGGCGTCCGACCCCCCGGTCGTGCCCCCGGTCGTCCCCGGCCCGAGCACGGGTACGAGCCCGGCCCCGACGCCGACTCCCGAGCCCGCGCCCGAGCCCAAGCCCAAGCCCGATCCCGGGGTGTCCGTCCCGCCGGTGTTCCCGCCGGCGCCGACGCCCGAGGTCTCGGTGCCCGCGTCGCCGAGCCCGCTCGTCCCCACCCCCGTCCCCGTCCCCGCCCCCGTGCCCGTCCCCAGTCCGGCGCCGAAGCCGCCCGCCCCCGAACCGACCGCCAACAGCACGCAGTGGTGCGTCCCGCTCAACTTCGGCGAGTGGCTGAACAAGCTGGTCGGCAGGCAGACGGTCTGCATCACGCTCGACTGGGGCAAGAACTCCGGCTTCTGGCCCTTCTAG
- a CDS encoding GNAT family N-acetyltransferase, whose product MTRGSTGALTVTMCRDPRQFAALEEPWNRLVRGCRTATPFQSHAWLHSWWLSYGKEGRLRVLLVRRGEELVGAAALMLVHRPLPRLVPLGGPITDYFDVLVADGYAGQVVPALAHGLHRAARSAVVDLREVRPGAAAEALYEAWPGVTGKLADSTCMELPALPFDELVKRMPASGAQRVRAKLRKTDAAGIEEHEVTEDEVPGAVRTLLRLHEKQWRGRGVTPEHLRPRFAEHLTRATRRMVRAGEGRLTEFRLDGAVVAANVTLLSAGLSGGYLYGADPELRERKVDVAALLLRYEAGRALAEGRPVVSFLRGNEPYKNHWRPETVVNQRLLLATNALAPLLRLHESQVTGRERAVDALREALPAARDWRARLNELRVR is encoded by the coding sequence ATGACGCGGGGCTCCACCGGGGCCCTGACGGTGACGATGTGCCGCGACCCCCGGCAGTTCGCCGCGCTGGAGGAACCGTGGAACCGGCTCGTCCGGGGCTGTCGCACCGCCACCCCCTTCCAGAGCCACGCCTGGCTCCACTCGTGGTGGCTCTCGTACGGGAAGGAGGGCCGGCTGCGGGTCCTGCTCGTGCGGCGGGGCGAGGAACTGGTCGGCGCCGCCGCGCTGATGCTCGTACACCGGCCGCTGCCGCGGCTGGTGCCGCTGGGCGGGCCCATCACCGACTACTTCGACGTGCTCGTGGCCGACGGGTACGCCGGCCAGGTCGTGCCCGCCCTGGCCCACGGGCTGCACCGGGCCGCCCGCAGCGCGGTCGTGGACCTGCGCGAGGTACGGCCGGGGGCGGCGGCCGAGGCACTGTACGAGGCGTGGCCCGGGGTGACCGGCAAACTGGCCGACTCCACCTGCATGGAACTGCCCGCGCTGCCCTTCGACGAGCTCGTCAAACGGATGCCGGCCTCCGGCGCCCAGCGGGTGCGGGCCAAGCTGCGCAAGACCGACGCCGCCGGGATCGAGGAGCACGAGGTCACCGAGGACGAGGTGCCGGGGGCCGTACGGACCCTGCTGCGGCTCCACGAGAAGCAGTGGCGCGGCCGGGGGGTCACCCCCGAACACCTGCGGCCCCGGTTCGCCGAGCACCTGACCCGGGCCACCCGGCGGATGGTGCGGGCGGGGGAGGGGCGGCTGACGGAGTTCCGGCTGGACGGCGCGGTGGTGGCGGCCAACGTCACGCTGCTGTCCGCCGGGCTGAGCGGCGGCTACCTGTACGGCGCCGATCCGGAACTGAGGGAGCGCAAGGTCGACGTCGCGGCGCTGCTGCTGCGCTACGAGGCCGGCCGGGCCCTGGCCGAGGGACGGCCGGTGGTGAGCTTCCTGCGCGGCAACGAGCCGTACAAGAACCACTGGCGTCCCGAGACGGTCGTCAACCAGCGTCTCCTGCTGGCCACCAACGCGCTCGCGCCCCTGCTGCGGCTGCACGAGTCGCAGGTCACGGGGCGCGAGCGGGCGGTGGACGCGCTGCGCGAGGCGCTGCCGGCCGCCCGGGACTGGCGGGCGCGGCTGAACGAACTGCGGGTGCGATGA